The sequence GCTTCTTCAACAAACTAAGAACACAAGAAGTTACCATAATGAGAGCATTACCAAATGTTCCAAGCAGTTGATCCATGAAAGTGTAAACATCAAACAAAGCTTACCCTGCCAAACTGCATTGAAATTCTGGACTCCAAATCATCAAGTAGCTGACGCACAAATCCTGCTGCATCAGCCTTCTGTCCAGAAAGATAACGCTCCGTGATACCATGCATTGAAATACAACGCAATGGATCAATCTTGTACGCCCAGTCCACCACGGCATAAAAGTCCTCCTAGAAAACCGGATTATGATGAGTATTGTAACTCAGAATCCTAGTTAACAAGGGCATAACATAGCTAAAGAGATGACAACAAAAGGCTTGAACTATGAATTTCGCCAGAAATGTCTTTATATAACTTTCTGAAAGCAAAGTTTTGGTAACCTAAATGAACCAATAAAAGATTAATGGAATGCATAGAAGTGTAAATTGGCAAACTGGTAAAAACCTATGAAAATCATCCAAGAACTAACCTATCTTCTTAAACTGTTCTATAACAGTACATGGGAAAACATTCAGTTTGCTTGCATCATGTATAATCTACACCATATAAAACTTCAACTCAACAATATAAAGCTGTAATGTGCTTTATAAATTCAAAGGATTCACAAAGACAGGCCAAACTAAAGACATGTATATAACTTACGTGAAATATACAGAAACCAAACTCACCTGAATTCCATCAAGTAACTCTTGAAGAGCTTCATTTAATGTTCCCAACTCAGAGGAACTATTACCTAGAGAAAGAAATGTAAGACTCTCGTGGAAAACATCagacatgaaatatatatatagggtaaaTTGGAGAGAAAGGAAAGACAATTACTCGGGCTGACATCACTGCCATATGCAGCCATGAGGCTCATATCATCATCATTTGTTTGATTGCCATCTGAGCCAATTTTGACAGGCGGGATGAGTGCAGGAACTTCAAAGCACATAAAATGTGCAAAGAAAGAGCTctgcaacaagaaaataactCATACTTTACAACCAACAGAGGAATTCGTTATACAATACAATTCTTGAACAAATAGGAAGAAAACCTCATCCACAAGAAGGGGAATGAAAATTGTTAGCATCTTTGAATATGCTTCAGAAACTGTAGCAGTATCAGAACTATTTGCAGTCTGGTTGGAGCCGGTAGAAGCCTCAAGCCAACCTGTTGGGTTTCTTGATGCCTTTGTACTGGCGCGCAGTTCATTTGCAAATTCCCGTGCCTGGAAATAAGaaaaagctcaacaaaatcaatgttaaaaaaatgtaGGGCACTTGGAGAATTGTTTTTATAATCATAATCAGTAGAACTACACACAATAAGACACCATATGGAAGCTATGGAGCAGAAACCACAAATGACCAGAAGAGGTTCATTATTACAGTAGATTTTCTTACAATTTAGATCCACACACTTTCCAGGTGTCGCTGACAGAAAAGGCTCTATTATCAGGCAAATTACATTACGCATCTAAACATGACAGCtcaacataaatacataaaaaatgttTCCATTTCTAACCTCACGACGAAGTAGCAGGTTGAGGGAATGACAGTAAGCCTTTCTCAAAGGGCCCAAGCAGTCCTTGTCAAGACTCTGAAAATTGTATACAATATAACACaatcagattaaaaaaaaaaactatagcaAGCACCTGACAATTTccatttaatttgttgttttcaaCAATTTAGAACCTTCAAGTGCTGCAGAAGCCGTGCATAGGTCCGACATTTGTACCTCAGATCCGCATGATCAGGCCTCTTCAACTGTCCTCTCTGCATGGTTTGAAAAAAACCCTCAGATTTAAATGTCAAAATTTATTGGTGTAAACTGCTAAAAAAATTTAGCTGTAAATTTACCTGTGAAAAATAACTCTTGTCGCTTATCATAAAATCTACTAAACTGGCAAAATAGTTCCTTAAGAACTCTGATGCCCGACGAACAAAAGTGCTCTTTAACTTTTCTAATTCAGCACGTTTTTCCTTAACCTGTGCAATCATTTTAAACATAATGTGTCAATATCAATGATTGACTTGTTAAAGGAACAATGAGTAGCACTAAATAAATTGGAGTAGCATTTCAGGGAAATTGAATCTATTGACCTAAGCTCAATTTCAATTATTGCCCATgtctatttcattgttttgagtCTTATATTAGGATTTGAAGGAAGATAAAAGAATAGGAGAATACTCTTCAACTACTTGTCAgtaattattgtaaaaaaaaaggcTCCAAATACTTATCTCCAATAGCAGTTTATTTCCAGCATATAATATATTCGTTTGCCAGCAGAATATGTAGTGTGGCTATGCATCAAAGAGCTATTTGGTATGACATAAAGAAAGTAAGTGATATCTTTCATGCAAAAATGGATTACTTCTTCATTCTGTGCAGCCAAAAGAAAAGTGATGCATCCCTGACCAGGAATAATTGGCATTTCAAACAAGAGATAGCACACATACAGCTCGCATGTTAGCATAGCATGGATTCAGATTTGGCACTTCAAGGTTACGAATTGCACCCGTTAACCATTCACATGCTTCCACATTCTTAAGCATCCGCGCTTCATCGAAGGAACCACTAGTCAAAGATGCTGCATACTGCCATAAGTGTCACAAGGTAAACCAGCcaacatcaatatttaaaaatgagaaaCTTAGAATCATTTCCTCCAATACTATACAGATAATAAAAGTACCTCAGAAGGAATACGCAGGCACTCAAGCAATTTATCGAGCTCCTCAATGAGTGCTTTGTTATTTACAGACTGCATTTCTAAATTGTTATTACGAGATTCTATCTGCAGTACATAACGAAGCAATATTAGATAACTTTACCACAATGATAAATCTGAAGGAACTGTCAGCAGTGAACATTTCAGTGACATCAAACattggaaatccttcattattAACGAACTCCCACTTTCAAGAGAGATTCTAGTCTAGAGCAAATGAGTTAAAAAGAAAAGTCATTTGATAAAAGCAAACCATTGGACAAAGAGTTACAAAGAGACATAATGTCATACAGTAAGGAAATAAGGAAATCATGGATAACAGAAAGAAGAAAGACTAAGAGTCCATATGCAAAAAATGAGAGTGTACTTTGGGTCCTCAAATCACCTTGAACACCTTCTAGCCCAAATCAATGTAAAGAATGGAAAAGAAGAGACAGAGAAGCGAAGCCCCAGAGAAATCTCATATGTTTGTCATCCAGGGCATACATTAATTACAATCTACACAGAATCCCAAGTAAACCTAAAATAGAATGATGACAATTTtagaacttatcaaactttATCCGTATCCAGATCGGGAGTAACACGACATAAAACATATTCTTGATAAACCATTTAATGAGTTCGACAAACAACTTTAAGGGAGACCAAAAAAGAAACTCAACATTGTATGAAAGTTGGGTAATATGATGCAACAGCATCACAGAGAAGCATGATTCATGTAATTCATATCACATCAGGCATATAAGGTTTGAACAATTGCAGCCTGGCGTACATAACACAGTTTTAGCTAGGTTTCAATAAGCACAAGAGGTAAGTGGCTCGAAAACTTGTTTAGAACAGGCAGGATAAGTAATAGTTTATTCTACAAGAATATCATAAAAGAAGTTTAGTAGAATGATTCAACATATGGCAGTTTCAAGGTTTATGCAGGATAACTGAACCTAGGGTTGCAGGCAATTCCACCTAGATGTGCATATATCCAATCAAACTtgtgataaaaataattttagaattgAGTGAAAAATCTGAATTAATACTCTCACACTTACATAACCTTGCGAATTTGCCAAGCCACTTACTAATAGAGATACTAAAATGAGAGCAGATATAGTTGTCTAGAATTCATAAATAAGAGCTTAACTTGAGTTGGGTCTGAAGAACAAATCATAGAACTCATTCATAGAAGATTCAGTTAATAAAATTTAAGCATGTTGATTCTGATGACAATAAGGTTAGTTGCTCATAAAAATCAATAAGAAGGCACATCATGCCTTCTTAGTCACAAATTGATACCAATAGTCTCCAGAATGAAGGACACTGTGACAACATTTATAAGTATCACAGGCTAAAACACTATAAGAATATGTATGCACTATGAGAAAActtccaaaaaataataagaaccATATAATTGAATTCTCATGAAACTTCTTTATTCTAGCTGAAAATGACAGCGCAGTTTCTTGAATTATACCGATTCAATATCCTCTCTCATATGCCTGAGCTTTACATTGAAAATCCGGAGCCACTCATCCATATCATCAACACATGCAGTGGCAGATTCTAGCCCCTGTAATACCTgcacaattaaataaatgaaatgattcAGAAACATTTATAAGTTGCAATATAAATGAACACTTTTCAAAAGGCATATCATTATAAAAAGGATgacaagaagaaaatgaagctcTTGTTCCTATCAAGTTTCATCTTATTGGGATTCAGAAGAGACTGTAAGCAGGCAAACTGGTGATATAGCCTCAGGTACAGTAGATTAATACAAATTGGCATCTGATAAGGTCTTATACTGTCATAGTCAAACTACTCTGGAAGGCATTAGTAGTGGCTTGTTTTCATGTAAGTTCAGTCATGCATGAAGGCTTGAATCACTATCTGTATGACATACTACACATTCTGACATCTATTCAGTAATACATGGTTACTCCATTTTACCTCaatataatagataaaataGACATCAGGAACTAGCCATAAAAGTCCTAAGGGAGGGATACCTCTTCTATTAGGGGTTCACTTTCCAAAAGGGCATGGACATTTGCAGCTTCCAACGCAAGAAgctccctcttcaacctctctGAAAATGCCTCCGCTTCTCCAATCCCCATAACATACCTGCATGGAATGAACTCTTAGATGTCTGTCCAAAATTAAGAACATCTGATGATGACATAGGCaagtcaagaaaaaaagaagcaaaaatcaCATAATAGATGGTCTCATTTGGATTACTATCTGCAGAAATAAGTGATATCAtaacaaaagaataatatacaagaagaagcaaaagataaGACTTACGTGCCAAGTAGAGCCTCCATGTCCTCCTCTTCAGCTTGTGAAACAAGATCATTCTCAACGGTAACTTTGGAATCAGTTGGTGTCAAAACAGATGCAACTGGGCCATCTCTTGTGGTTACTTGATCAGTAATTGCAGGTTTGTTCTCCTGAACCAGTTTGATATACATGATGGTGAATAAATAGTATGATTATGGTGATGACTGATGATGTAAAATTTATTCTATGCCACAAAAGTAGACTACAAGAATGTCCAACTTAAAGCCTTTTATGACTGCACTTGCAACCATGGAAATAAAATTCACATCACCTCTACCTACTGAAGAGCACACTCTCACAAGTAACCTTCTTACATGATGTTTCCTTCTATATCATAAGACTTCTACATGTGTTCCAGCCTAAgtcataaaaatattagaaggtatatccataattttaattttagatgtACACTGtttaataatgattaaaaaataagccTTACACAGTTTGCTTTGTGCCCTTGACATAAAGTGTATTACTCTAACCATACTTCAAACATTGACATTAACTACAAAATCCTGATAGAAGAATTCTACTTAACCAAATCTCACACTCCATCCAGTAAAAAGTGTTTTGATTTCCTTAATCCCTACATTCATTCGAACAATAGATCTATAAACAACTGCCACTTAGCCAGAAATAATGGTCAAACCAAAATTGTTTATGACAATGAGAtacaagaaaaaagaataagaagaagaagaaagtatgTACCTTAGCCCACAGAGCCATCTCAACAATGTCTATACCAACAACTTTGGGAAGGCGGCCTAACATCTCTTTACACATGTTTAGAATGCCATGAAGAAGCCGGTTCCTACTCAAGAAAAGCAAGACAACCAGAATTTATATTCATTGTAATATAAGTGATCTCTTTATCATCCTAAATATCGCTGATACTCTTGCTGATACTCACCTGTCATCTGTATTATGCATTGTCCATTGTGGAGGTGCAACACTTTGGCTTCTGAGGTTGTCAAATCCCTGGACCAGAAACACACTACACAATGAATTTCTTCATAGTTGGAGGGTCTAAATACAAAGGAAAGTTTAGTATGTTATTAAATCAATAGAGTATTTAGAGCGTGAAACCTCATCAAATGAAGTAGAGGTGCAGAACAAGAGACGCTTACCAGCATAAAGGTGCAGCCAGTAGGATCATTTGCAATCACCTCCACTTTTGAAAGATGCTTCAGCTTGTAAAGTTTTGCAGGCTATGTATGCAAGAAATTTATGAACAATATTCAGCACTAAATTAAGTTCATACTATAAGACTAAAGTAGAATGATTAGTTATGCtgtaatgataataataagaaagttaaatttaaaatttctagGTGCAGCCAACAACTTGCGATGAAGATCCTCCTTcccttttcttttagttttgtttattatcAAACATGATGTCAGTGAGCTTTAATTGTAAATATGACAAAGAAGGCCATTTTCATGATTACTTAGGGGGGAAAAACTGTAGATCTTAAAATTATCACCAAATTATTTGGAAGCATGTGGATTCCAAAACAGCCACCAAAACATGGTACTAAATATAAGGTAACACAACAAAGCTGAAAGATCTAACGACAGCAGAATTTATCTATAGATATGACTCTTTGCAGGAAATAAAATCACCTCAAGAACACCACCAGCAGAATACTTCAAAATACGCAGAAAAGCTTTAGGCTTTGGACCTTGTGATGAACGTTTCACTGCAAAAATTGCAGGAATTAAGCATGTGCCACATTTCAACCATAAGGGAAGTAATTACACTCACAGATATCATAAAGCAAAATACAAGAACTCAGCACTATGTAGACAACTTGTACAGAACCTCAACATGTGAAAATAAAGATACTTGTGAGTGAACTAATTTTCTGATAAAATCTCAGAAGGATTTCAAATTACATGATGATTCACAAGGGTAGACTTGAATGATTTAGGCTGaggtaatgaaaaaaaaaaaaatcccacctCCCTGTCTCCTACATAACATTAAAACACTCTGTTTCTTCCCAATATTTCTATGGATATGTTTTTCAGCATAAAAGTGCAATTTATAGGAGCAGCATTTAAATCCAAGTTAGAAAAATTTATCATTCCATGTGAAACGAAttctattattcaaaattaatcattaatttccCTTTGTATATACTTCTTCCAGTGATACACAAGAAACTAGAAGCAGACCATTTAAAACCCAAGACTCCAAGATCCCACTTTTCAAGAGAAAACACTCCAACCATTGGACTAACAAACCCAAGTAACTACCTGAAATAGTGCATCATGCTCCTTGAGCCGAGGTAGTGTTTTCACACCAGGATACAGCGATCCCTACCTCAATCTCCAGTGTCAAAGACGTCAAAAGGAGCTAGCTAATGTCTCATCTAAACCAACAAAATCAAACTCAGTGCTTCCTTGTCTGCGGAAGCACAAACCTCACAGATCTTCAAGATCAAGCAATAACGCCAAATCAACTCAATCTAAACAAAGAATTCCTACCAATAATGAAGATcactaagccccaacactaagttCATCAGAAGATAAAGATCAAGATCAAACCTGTGAGGGCGAGGACCCGGGGTTTGGCCATTCGAGAACCGAGCCCAGCCTTGTTCCAGATGCCTCGGCTCTTGGAGACCTTGATGCAGAGCATGGCCCGCTCCTTGGTCACTCCGCCATCGATGGCCACCTCACAAGCCCTGATAATCCCGGTGTTCTCCGTCCCCTGGTTCGCCATGGCCGCCGGCGTTCTCCGGCGATCTAGGGCTCCGCGGGAAAGAAACGCGGTGCGAGATCTCGGGGAAACGTCAACAGTGAAAATTGGTCCTTGAGAACTCCTGTCCGAAGTAGAGAAGAAATCTAGTTATTTTATAGCTTGAGTGAAGTTACCTTTTTACCCTTATATAACCAAATTTTCTCGGTTTAAGCTCTTTTATAGATGTGTTTGGTTTGCGGAAATAAAGGCCGAGTGAGAGCGAATACGacatttttatttgcttgatttattaaaatagaagttgaaataGGTAAATTATCACTATCAAGCACGAAGATTTTTTATTCCCcaacttcaaaaaaaatttaattaaagtaaaattttgatattacaCTTCGGCCATGTGGGTCATTAAAATCACTTGTGccgttatattattttaataaatgtagtttatctatattttcaaaataataaataaataaataaaaattaaaaaaaattaaaattacctatttttattttttttaatcttttcttctttatttttttttttccattttttatctttattattttttatggttttattatgttttatagtttattttttcatcatttatttatttattttccttttttatcttttttattattaaacaatatttttaaaaaaataatatattaaataaacaaataattttaccCCATTATAAAGTGGTGAGTGGAACTTCActtccattatttttaaatttttatttttactaatcaAACTAAAAAGTTGTTGATAATTTGACACTTTTCCTTTCAATCATACGCACTAAACTGAAGACTTTCAATTGAAACTTTCACTTCCACCGAGTGGTTGAAGTTTCACTTTAAGATTTCCACAACTTCTTTGGATTACTTCCAAACCAAACACTTACATGTACTAAAATTTACTtaaaaggatttaaaaaaaatgtattttataatttttgtattactTCAACATAGCAATGAAGGTTTGAGAATCTTATAACTTATATGGGAAGTCATATGTTCAAATCCCGCCTTACACATAATTAGTGGTTTGTcgatattatttgttattagtCCTCATATGGGTCCTCTATGCAAAGAATAGTATATTCTTCCTTCCAAGATTATATAGTAAATGATTTATTCGAAGAAGGCATCAAGCTAAAATAAATAGTGCACTTTCATATTTGACTTTCATGTTTGGTGGCGCTTGTCacctttataaaaaattgaattacatatataccctcacataaattatatatttaacgaGAATTCAAGCTAATAACATACCATATGATGGACTGACATGGAAAATGTGTTTTGGATGACACACAAAAGTTATGCAtggttatttaatatatattaaatttagttaattacttattattattcaataaatcatgaaaattgatttttttttttttttatgcattttctatatatgtttgtatataatatatgtcTCTCTCTAAAGTGTAACAACTCAAGTATAAGTTATGCATTCATctattttatatgattattttttatgtcttttgaatgggtaaaatattaattatgttgTGCGATAACTGGATAACTCTAGTTAATTATGGTGAGTGCTTATGCgaaaatctcaattttttttttactcttataccaaaaaaactaaactttacaataataaatgTGTAACTTTGTAATTTtatgggatatatatatataaataaatttttataaatttatttaattatttaacacttaataaaaaatactcccttcattttttattacttgtagtaaaaaaaaacagaaaaaaaaaatttaaaatgtaacaagtaaaaaagaataaagagtaaaaaaaaatatcaggttaattaatttataaattttgtgcaAGTGATCCTTAATTTTACAAGATAATTAAATTAGAGGATTTTGTAGGGataattaatgcaaaattatcctcatttttaaattttgcacTTTACAGGCCCTTCAATGAGGGAGGCCACTAgcaattagaaaaataaaattatcagaTAAGATCTGATAATGCCTTAGAATTAAGGTGAAGTGAGTTCTTCACCAAGTTAATGTTTTTGTATCCatagaattaataataattttattcttgtataaaattgtgattttatGAACTGAATTAACAACTCCATAAATATTACaagatatttctttttgttatcaTTCAATTAGTCAATTGATTTATAAAATAGAAACAGTgtgataattatataaaatatatattaaaaaatccaaTAATATTACTTGTTTTCAAATCAAGAAATTAACAATTTAATTGAGAAACCAGGAACAATGTCACTAGAGCTTCCATGCACTTTATACCAGTTTGCACTTTAGAAACTTTTTAGTGGTCTTTGCTATTATGTTAATCActgattaataacaaaaaaacaactattatCAATAAAGTTCTTTAGGAGCCATATGGTTTGTGGTAATAACATATTATCATAACAAGATTACCATTGTAATATAAGtgagaatgttatatggttgggaatattacggtaatttgatataatcatgtttggttgagaactcttATTATCGGGAATAATTCATTGCCATGTTTGGTTGTTATAGTAATCaatttactaaaatataaaaaattataaaattatcacgGTACTCCAAGAtaaacaccaaatttggtgataataggattaccaatttttttagtaatatttataaattagtaatgtgatattaccatccaaaTTACCACCGGTGTAATgtcaaacgtggtaatatttttaaattaccacgtaacacgtggtaataTTTCTACATTActgcgaaccaaacggccccttaatGTATgttaggtaattttttttttaaaacctctaataaaaattttattttttcagcaTCAATCAATAATTATCAACTGTGCACTTTGAAGCAAGCATGTTGTTGATGTCATTTTTCTGTGTCATGAAGTTTTtagttgttgatttttttttttcctaacatGAGCGGCTAGGTCACTAAGAAAGACAAGAGCGTGCACAAATTTCGGCAAAGCAAGTGGGGACAGACCTGTGCACATATAGACGCTGGAACCACCCACACACGACTACTACTCATACTCCCAGAAATATGCTATCACCCATAATTTGAACTCTCACCATTTGTAAAGGATTCTAATAAGGATCAAACTATCAATAGACCACTTGGCAGTTGgtgtttttgatgttttattattgaAGTTGCGTCGAACATACATAGTGAACTAGCTTTTTTATGGATATTTGGATTGGAATGGGTTTTAGAAGCATTTTattgggccatgttgcaacatTTAAGATCATTTTATTatcatgaataaattaaaaaaaaattcaatgattcATAAACAATCAGTCCTTACAAAAGTAGAGTTTTGATATTATATGCATAAATTACCAAGTGCAATGCTCTCAAGAGGTATTATTACCAAATAAGAGTTTGAAAGGTATATGAAGCTGAACACCCAAGATTGTAATGTTGTAGAAGTTTGGTAATTTTGGTGAAGGCATTGGAGGAAATGTGAAGTCAGGTAGTTTCATATTATCCAACTTCGGTAATGTCGAGATGTCGGGAATTCCGGCAGGAAGAGACGTTGCAAATTCCGTCATGTTCATCTGTGCCGGAGGCTCTGATAGATATCTTGCAGCAAAACAGTAATTTGCATGAATTGTTAATGCGCAAAGAAAAGTTACAATGAGTAAAACATTCTTGTTGGGCATGGCTActgatgatggtgatgaagaaATCCTTAGAAAATGTTTGTTGTTAGTGAAAAAATATAGATTCAATGAGCATTACATGGTGCTTGGATTAGACAATCACTGTTGCTATATTTGTAATCaagttgtttaaatattgagGATGAGAGTAATTTCTGCAACTTTCTTACTTTTAACAATCTAAGTTTGTTAGGGATCATCAATTGAGGTTGCAAACTGATTCTGCAAATAAAGTAGAAAATTTTCAGCAGTTTTAATGTGTGGCTAGCAAGGAAGTATGGAAAATTATTTGTGTTAATAGAGATAT comes from Dioscorea cayenensis subsp. rotundata cultivar TDr96_F1 chromosome 15, TDr96_F1_v2_PseudoChromosome.rev07_lg8_w22 25.fasta, whole genome shotgun sequence and encodes:
- the LOC120276805 gene encoding exocyst complex component SEC3A-like, with amino-acid sequence MANQGTENTGIIRACEVAIDGGVTKERAMLCIKVSKSRGIWNKAGLGSRMAKPRVLALTVKRSSQGPKPKAFLRILKYSAGGVLEPAKLYKLKHLSKVEVIANDPTGCTFMLGFDNLRSQSVAPPQWTMHNTDDRNRLLHGILNMCKEMLGRLPKVVGIDIVEMALWAKENKPAITDQVTTRDGPVASVLTPTDSKVTVENDLVSQAEEEDMEALLGTYVMGIGEAEAFSERLKRELLALEAANVHALLESEPLIEEVLQGLESATACVDDMDEWLRIFNVKLRHMREDIESIESRNNNLEMQSVNNKALIEELDKLLECLRIPSEYAASLTSGSFDEARMLKNVEACEWLTGAIRNLEVPNLNPCYANMRAVKEKRAELEKLKSTFVRRASEFLRNYFASLVDFMISDKSYFSQRGQLKRPDHADLRYKCRTYARLLQHLKSLDKDCLGPLRKAYCHSLNLLLRREAREFANELRASTKASRNPTGWLEASTGSNQTANSSDTATVSEAYSKMLTIFIPLLVDESSFFAHFMCFEVPALIPPVKIGSDGNQTNDDDMSLMAAYGSDVSPSNSSSELGTLNEALQELLDGIQEDFYAVVDWAYKIDPLRCISMHGITERYLSGQKADAAGFVRQLLDDLESRISMQFGRFVEEACHQIERNERNVRQMGQLSYIQRFATLATRMEQYIQGQSRDLVDQSYGKIVSTMFATLEKIAQADSKYADILLLENYAAFQNSLYDLANVVPTLAKFYHQASESYEQACTRHISMIIYVQFEKLFQFARKIEDLMYTITPEEIPFQLGLSRMDLRKTLKASLSSVDKSINAMYRKLQKNLTSEELLPSLWDKCKKEFLDKYESFVQLVTRIYPNETVPSVAEMRDLLASM